The Streptomyces sp. NBC_00224 genome contains the following window.
TCACGTCGCCGCCGGCCTTGGCCACATAGGCGGCGAGGCGGGCCGCGGCCTGCTCCAGGCCCTCGCGGTAGAAGGCGTACACCGCCGCGTAGCGGGTCGGCAGGTGGCCCGGGTGCATGTCCCAGCCCTGGTAGTAGGCGCGGGCCAGGGCCCGGCGGGTGAGGCCGTAGTGGAGCCGCCAGGCCTCGTGGACGTGGGCGGTGGAGCCGATCGGCAGGACGTTGGTGGAGCCGTCGGAGACCCGTACGCCGGTACCGGCGGCCGCGACCTGCATCACGGCCTTGGCGTGGTCGGCGGCGGGGTGGTCGCTGGCCTGGTAGGCGGCGGAGACGCCCACGCACGCGCTGTAGTCGAAGGTGCCGTAGTGCAGGCCGGTCGCGCGGCCCTCGGCGGCGTCGATCATCCGGGCCACGGCGGCGGTGCCGTCGGCGGCCAGGATCGACTGGCTGGTCTCGATCTGGATCTCGAAGCCGAGCCGCCCGGCAGGGAGGCCGTGGGCCTTCTCGAAGGCCTCCATGAGCCGTACGAAGGCGGAGACCTGTTCGGGGTAGGTGACCTTCGGCAGCGTGAGGACGAGTCCGTCGGGCAGGCCGCCGTGCTCCATCAGGCCGGTGAGGAAGACGTCGGTGGTGCGGATGCCGCGGTCGCGTACGGCCGCCTCCATGCACTTCATACGGATGCCCATGTACGGGGCCGCGGTGCCGTCGCGGTACGCCTGGGCGATCAGACGGGCGGCGCGGGCGGCGGCCGCGTCCTCCTCGGGTTCCGGGCGCGGGCCGTAGCCGTCCTCGAAGTCCACGCGCAGGTCTTCCACCGGCTCGCGCTCCAGCTTGGCGCGCACCCGCTCGTACACGGGCGCGGCGAGCTCGTCGGCGATGCCGAGGACCTTCGCGAAGGAGGCGGCGTCCGGGGCGTGCTCGTCGAGGGCGGCCAGCGCCTGGTCGCCCCAGGAGCGCAGGGTGCCGGCGTCGAAGAGGTCACCGGGTACATAGACGGTGTGCACGGGCTGGCGGGTGCCGGGGTCGCCCGGGTAGCGGCGGGCGAGCTCCTCGTCCACGGCCACCAGCGAAGCGCTGATCTCCTCGCTGACCGCGCCCGCGAGGCTCGTCGCCACCTTCTCCTGCTGACCCATCCTGCACCCTCCGCACGTTCAGTTTTCCACTGACTGTTTTCCACTGGCCGGAATCATCGATCCGCATAGCAGAATTTAGTTATGGGC
Protein-coding sequences here:
- a CDS encoding aldolase, with translation MGQQEKVATSLAGAVSEEISASLVAVDEELARRYPGDPGTRQPVHTVYVPGDLFDAGTLRSWGDQALAALDEHAPDAASFAKVLGIADELAAPVYERVRAKLEREPVEDLRVDFEDGYGPRPEPEEDAAAARAARLIAQAYRDGTAAPYMGIRMKCMEAAVRDRGIRTTDVFLTGLMEHGGLPDGLVLTLPKVTYPEQVSAFVRLMEAFEKAHGLPAGRLGFEIQIETSQSILAADGTAAVARMIDAAEGRATGLHYGTFDYSACVGVSAAYQASDHPAADHAKAVMQVAAAGTGVRVSDGSTNVLPIGSTAHVHEAWRLHYGLTRRALARAYYQGWDMHPGHLPTRYAAVYAFYREGLEQAAARLAAYVAKAGGDVMDEPATAKALSGFLLRGLDCGALDNEEVARLTGLTRADLDGFASPRRAALTVTAP